One window from the genome of Flavobacteriales bacterium encodes:
- a CDS encoding metallophosphoesterase produces the protein MNKVVLVALLAAAFIAFDNYIFQAVKVASDSASDQTSKYIKIGFIGITVLSLFGLIIYNLIPAEIIGDGTRTIIMVGLFIIYVSKLIVLPFLLVDDLRRGVTFLISKIQPNLIAIDSGTGITRSKFIIQLGLGLAAIPFASLIWGVVSGGHDYKVINHKIALKNLPKVFNGLRIAQISDIHSGSFYNKEAVEHGVKMLQDQNADAVFFTGDLVNNKAEEMKNYMDTFGNITAPLGVYSVLGNHDYGDYVQWESPAAKIKNLEDLKATHGNLGWQLLMNEHVMLEREGEKIAILGIENWGARANFPKYGNMQKANSGTEEAKVKLLLSHDPSHWDAEVREKYKDIDIMFAGHTHGMQFGIEIAGIKWSPVKYLYKQWAGLYQKADQYLHVNRGFGFLGYPGRVGILPEITIIELEKA, from the coding sequence ATGAACAAAGTAGTACTAGTGGCCTTATTGGCGGCAGCGTTCATTGCTTTCGATAATTACATTTTTCAAGCGGTTAAAGTCGCATCTGATTCTGCGAGCGATCAAACATCGAAATATATAAAAATAGGGTTCATCGGAATTACTGTATTGTCGCTCTTTGGTCTAATAATTTACAACCTAATACCAGCAGAGATAATTGGAGATGGCACACGGACAATCATAATGGTTGGTTTATTTATCATTTATGTATCCAAACTTATTGTACTACCCTTTTTACTTGTAGATGATTTACGAAGAGGAGTAACATTTCTCATAAGTAAAATTCAACCCAACTTAATTGCAATAGATTCTGGTACAGGGATTACTCGATCTAAGTTTATTATTCAATTGGGTTTGGGTTTAGCAGCAATCCCTTTTGCCTCCTTAATATGGGGAGTAGTATCTGGTGGACACGACTACAAAGTAATAAATCATAAGATTGCCTTGAAGAACCTACCTAAAGTATTTAATGGATTGCGAATAGCACAGATTTCAGATATTCATTCAGGGAGTTTTTACAATAAGGAGGCCGTTGAACATGGAGTTAAAATGTTACAAGATCAAAACGCAGATGCTGTATTCTTCACCGGTGATTTAGTTAATAATAAAGCTGAGGAAATGAAAAATTACATGGACACTTTTGGAAATATAACCGCTCCATTGGGCGTCTACTCCGTTTTAGGTAATCACGATTATGGCGACTATGTTCAATGGGAAAGTCCAGCTGCTAAGATCAAGAATTTAGAAGATCTCAAAGCAACTCATGGCAATCTAGGATGGCAACTATTAATGAACGAACACGTAATGTTAGAGCGAGAAGGTGAAAAAATTGCCATTCTTGGTATTGAAAACTGGGGAGCGAGAGCAAATTTTCCAAAATATGGGAATATGCAAAAAGCAAATTCAGGTACTGAAGAAGCTAAAGTAAAACTGCTTTTATCTCACGATCCGAGTCATTGGGATGCTGAAGTAAGAGAGAAATATAAAGACATCGACATAATGTTTGCTGGACATACACACGGTATGCAATTTGGAATTGAAATAGCAGGGATAAAATGGAGTCCTGTTAAATACTTATACAAACAATGGGCTGGCTTATACCAAAAAGCAGATCAATATCTTCATGTAAATAGAGGATTTGGGTTCCTTGGTTACCCAGGCCGGGTGGGAATTCTACCTGAGATTACTATAATTGAGTTAGAAAAGGCATGA
- a CDS encoding aldehyde dehydrogenase: protein MSVVDQLGNISGSYVSDKGLVKSSGELFDVINSANEEVIGKYADCTEQEVLNVIATSNQVQKEWKKTDHLHRSELLHEAARRMREIQPEMAELLTRESGKPYKEAFDEVSWSITAMDYYAEVARHENGKVLGPAVEGQLHYTIKEPLGVVALIMPYNFPFCLFVWSAAAALASGNSVILKPSELTSLSSLKMLEVFDCLPKGLVQCVTGHGRVGAQLVGSKDTHMVGFTGSVPTGKIVASECAKLFKRCTIEASGNDPFIVMPSAPLDIAARGGAFAANIHCGQVCTSAERFYVHKDIHDEYVEKLIAEVSKLRVGNGLDKVDIGPMVSKKELDRYEAIIANAISQGATVAYGGGKPEGTDKGWWTQPIVLTGVTQDMDIMHNESFGPVAPICKVESFDQAIEFANQSEFGLGGTVYTTDLKEALRGVNEIESGMIWINAPLLDNDAGPFGGQKYSGMGRQLGSEGLDTFRHTKLAMIDPNVSEQDFWWFPYKDAEAYSGDK from the coding sequence ATGTCGGTTGTTGATCAGTTAGGTAATATCAGTGGTTCTTATGTTTCTGACAAAGGACTCGTGAAAAGTAGCGGTGAGTTATTTGATGTAATTAATTCTGCGAATGAAGAGGTGATTGGGAAATACGCTGATTGTACTGAACAAGAAGTATTGAATGTAATTGCGACTTCGAACCAAGTTCAAAAAGAATGGAAGAAAACAGATCACCTTCACCGTTCTGAATTACTTCATGAAGCGGCTCGAAGAATGAGAGAGATTCAGCCGGAAATGGCGGAGTTACTTACACGCGAAAGTGGTAAACCTTACAAGGAAGCATTCGACGAAGTTAGTTGGTCAATTACCGCAATGGATTACTACGCGGAAGTAGCTCGTCATGAAAACGGTAAAGTATTAGGACCAGCTGTTGAAGGCCAATTGCATTACACGATAAAAGAACCTCTTGGAGTTGTAGCGCTCATAATGCCTTATAACTTCCCGTTCTGTTTGTTTGTTTGGAGTGCAGCAGCAGCGTTGGCTTCAGGTAATTCTGTAATATTAAAACCATCCGAATTAACATCACTTTCAAGCTTAAAGATGTTAGAAGTGTTTGATTGTCTTCCTAAAGGATTGGTGCAATGTGTAACTGGTCATGGTAGAGTTGGAGCCCAATTGGTTGGGAGCAAAGACACCCATATGGTAGGATTCACTGGAAGTGTGCCTACAGGAAAAATTGTAGCATCAGAATGTGCAAAGCTGTTTAAACGATGTACGATTGAAGCTTCAGGTAATGATCCATTTATTGTAATGCCATCAGCACCTCTAGATATCGCAGCAAGAGGTGGAGCATTTGCGGCAAACATTCATTGTGGTCAGGTTTGTACTAGCGCCGAAAGGTTTTATGTACACAAGGATATTCACGACGAATACGTCGAGAAACTAATTGCTGAGGTAAGTAAGCTTCGTGTCGGAAATGGATTAGATAAAGTAGATATTGGACCAATGGTTTCTAAGAAAGAATTAGATCGTTATGAAGCCATTATTGCAAACGCAATAAGTCAAGGTGCTACTGTGGCATATGGAGGTGGTAAGCCAGAGGGTACGGATAAGGGTTGGTGGACTCAACCAATAGTTCTTACCGGTGTAACGCAAGACATGGACATTATGCACAACGAAAGTTTCGGTCCTGTTGCTCCAATTTGTAAAGTAGAAAGCTTTGATCAAGCGATTGAGTTTGCGAATCAATCCGAATTTGGATTAGGCGGTACTGTTTATACAACGGATTTAAAGGAAGCTCTAAGAGGTGTTAATGAGATTGAATCCGGAATGATTTGGATCAACGCTCCACTATTGGATAACGATGCAGGTCCGTTTGGAGGTCAAAAATATTCCGGAATGGGACGTCAATTGGGCTCGGAAGGATTAGATACTTTCCGTCACACAAAACTTGCGATGATTGATCCAAATGTATCAGAACAAGATTTCTGGTGGTTCCCTTACAAAGATGCAGAAGCCTATTCTGGCGACAAATAA